CACTCTCACACGGGTGCTTCCTCATTTTCAGTCTGCTGATCTCAGTGGCACCACTTGGTTCAACCTCTCATCCGTGCAGCTAGGGCTTGTGGTAATCCTTTCAGGAGATTCCAGTGCTTTATAAGCTTTCGTTTCACCTTTGTAATCAAGAACATTCTTGTGCTTAATGAGCTTTATGATGCTATTTAGGCAAGCGGTTCACTTTATGGTGCTCTTGGTGGATCTATTCTTGCATACCGCATTGCAGATTTTTTAGGTGATTTGAAACAACAGTGTGATAAAGCTTTCATTACTGCTTATTCTTCaaagacaaacaaaaataactgTTGCCATCATATTGGTGCAGGAAGAAGGATAGAATTGGTTACGGCAGCTGCACTATATATTTCTGGTGCTTTGGTCACTGGATTTGCCCCTAATTTTGTAGTTCTGATCATAGGCCGTCTGCTTTATGGCGTAGGTATTGGTTTGGTGAGTAACTGCAACCATAATTATTTCTTTCCAATGAATACGTGGAGATGAATTTGTGAGGACCAGTAGTTAGATATTCAATACCCATTTGTACCATCTTCAAACCTCCGAAAGGTGGAGAGGAACCAGATTGCAAAGGAGCATATTTATTATCAACTTGTGGCTAAAAGAGATAATAGAGCAATTCTGTTCCCTAACTTTGGAATTATGCCACTGAACCATTATGGTCCTCTGTGCCAGGCAATGCATGGTGCTCCTCTTTATATTGCAGAGACTTGTCCCCCAAAAATACGTGGAACATTGATATCTTTGAAGGAGCTGTTTATTGTATTAGGAATACTGGTAACTATCTTCTCCTACAGATGTTATATACTTGCACCTCAATATATGTTTTGGTGCTGGCTGACCATTTATAATATGACATTTTACAGTTTGGATACCTCGTAGGGAGCTTTGAAATTGATGTTGTAGGAGGATGGCGATACATGTTTGGTTTGAGTGCTCCGTTGGCAGCTATAATGGCTGTTGGTATGTGGAGTTTACCACCTTCACCTAGATGGTTACTTCTGAGGGCAGTGCAAGGAAAAAGTCCTCTGGAAACTAACAAAAAGAAGGCATTCCTTGCCCTAAGAAGACTGAAAGGTGTCTCACCAAGTGACATGGTTTTGAAAGAGGAGATTGAGAATAACCTCGTCTCGATTAAGGCTGCCTATGCAGAACAAGGATCTGGAGGAAACATTTTAGAGATATTTGAGGGAGCAAGCTTGAAGGCCTTCATTATTGGAGGAGGATTGGTTCTGTTCCAGCAGGTCTTGGTCTCTTCAGCCGCACTAATACACAGCTTAAGTTAATTTAAAATCTGACAACCTTCCATTATCATTTTAGATTTGAAATTATCTGGCCCTTTAAATGAAAATGGAAGGTCCTTTGCACATGCTTCATACTCTAGACGAAGTCTATTTAGCTCTTGATAAGTTAAATCCCTAATGGGAGAATATCTAGATTACTTTTGTTCATTTCATGCCACATTTATGTGTGTGTccgaaaaataataattttcgGCCTTATTTAAATTTGCAATATTGATGAATCTTACTTCCCCTTTTTATTTATGGACTCTATTCATCTATGTTATCAAGTATGCTGAAATTCGTAAATCTTCCTTGCCAGATAACAGGCCAGCCAAGCGTTTTGTACTATGCAACCTCCATTCTTCAGGTACTTCAGTTTTGCTTGGAGTTGTTCAATTGGTTCCTTTAAGTAGGGACATTGTAGCTTTTCATATTGGTGCATACAATACAATTTGTTTATATGTGTCTTCTGTAGACTGCTGGGTTTTCAGCTGCATCTGATGCTGCAAAAGTGTCAATTTTGATTGGGCTGTTCAAGGTAATGCTAAGGAGCTAGATCATTACTGTACTTCCTGGAACAGCGTGTAATAGTCCTATCCTTTGCAGTTTGTGATGACAGGTGTTGCGGTATTTAAAGTCGACGATCTTGGAAGACGGCCATTATTGATTGGAGGTGTCAGTGGAATTGTGAGTAATTTTGCTTTCCTATGACTTTTTTGAGCAATATGGATTGCACAGGTGTGGTCCTCACCACCCATCCACCTGTTTGAAttaatagtcccaccttgttTAGATACTAAACGATGTATTCCTATAGTATTATAAAGAAAGGTCTGTAATTATGAGTATATACTTAAAAACCTTTGTGACTTGGTTAAGTTTCATCAATCATCAGACATCTAAACTATTGTACATGATATCATTAGGTGCTGAATGAGTAATCCTTACATTTTATTCTTCAACCTGGAATGCAGACCGTTGCACTGTTCCTACTAGCAGCTTACTACAAGATTCTGAGCGGCTTCCCATTTGTTGCTGTTGGTGCTTTACTTCTATATGTTGGCTCTTACCAGGTTGGTGTATTACTTCTGGGCAACGTATCCTGTGCATCCGGATGATTTCTGTATCCATGCATCCGGTCGGTCTTCAATCGTCCGATCCTAATCGCAGGGACAACGTCGCCACCCTGACTAATTTGCACATAAACGCCCGCTTGAGGTTAAGTTAGTGTCTATTTTTAATAACCCCCTATGATTGGGGCATGGTTGATCGAATAAAAAAGAGATCAGACCATCCTGAATTCCCGATGATGCCTTGAACTAGCATCCATGTCGCCGGCAGCCTTCCCCTTCCCTTGCTACTCCCCTCGCCACCGTAGGCGGTCGGCGCCGGGCAAAGCCCGTCGGTTGGCGGCGCGGAGGCTGCGTTGGCGAGGCAGCGTGGGGCTGCGGTGGCGGGCCCTTTGCGAGACTGCGACGCGGGCCGCGGTGGTATCCCACATCTGGGCACGAAGCAGGCCTACGGGACTTGGTGCCGACGCTTCGGACGGCCGCACGATGGCCAGATCAATCGCATGCATTTGTGTGCCGGATGAATTAATTAGTTCTAGGTACCGGATGAACTAGTAGCAGGTGAATATGGGCAGTGATGCCGCATGTAATTACTAGTCTTTCTGAATCCATTGGTGATCGCCGGCTGTTTGCCACCACCTGCCGCTTTGCATCGCTGTGTCcagttgccgccgccggctcccatGGAAGAGACGATATCGTTCGTGTGATTTGGATCGTATGGTTGGGAATGACCGGATGCACGGATGCAGAAAACCTCCGGATGCATAGGATACGTTGCCTTACTTCTGTAGAGTCTGTGAGTACTGAGTGGTGCAAGAAATTGAGATATCCTTGTGTTTCAGGTGTCGTTTGGTCCAATAAGTTGGCTAATGGTCTCTGAGATCTTTCCGCTCCGAACAAGGGGACGTGGAATCAGCCTTGCAGTACTTACAAATTTTGGTTCAAATGCATTAGTGACATTTGCCTTTTCACCCTTGCAGGCAAGTCTACTCGAACTGTTATCTCCTTGCTTATATTTATATGAAGTTTTAGCTTATTCATCTCGATAACTTATGTAAATGTATTATATCATGTCCCTGTGCTAATCTTGACCCAGTAATAGCAAAACCTACAAAAGCAAAGAGAACTCCCGTACCAACAAAATATATTGCTCTTTTTGTGCCTGCAGGGATACCTTGGGCCAGCCAACATCTTCCTTCTTTTTGGAGCGATATCGCTGCTCGCCCTCGTGTTTGTTATCCTGAACGTTCCAGAGACCAAAGGCCTGAGCTTGGAGGATATTGAATCCAAGATCCTGAAGTGAAAATGATAGCTGACATTCTCTAGCCTCTTCCCTGGCTGTTCGCAGGATCAAAGCGCACCTCGGTTTTCATCACTTTACGCTTGATTTCTCTCGGCGTGAAGTCATTTCTGATGGTTCTCTTTGTGTAAATGTGCAATTGATGTAGTTGTAAATGCATCTGTAGCTCTACCACTCATGACCACGCCTCAGTTGTCTTGGCCTGCTCTTTCTCAAGCAGCTGTCATGTTGTGTTGATACCTGTAATTCTGATGTTACTGTTAAATAGTGTATGCATGTTATACACGGGAGAGTCCCATATCAACTGTACCAAATTTTTCTAAACATgacacgtctagatacatgcaatattttgacacttaatatgggacgcaGGGAGTAGTTGCTACCGCATCGcattaaaaaaacactagtcATTTTCAAAATCGAAAAAATCATGGATGTGTGAGCTGGTAAAGTCTTTCTAGACTCCGTAGAACATTTTTTTCTGGCAGCAGTTAATTATAATTGATGGCCGAACTGTTTCTATCTGAGGTCATGTTTTCCTTATTTTGCTGATGTAGTAACCTGACAATCAAAACCAAGAGCCATGAGCGTCGCTATTAACTACGACGCAAATTCCCTATACTTGTTTAAGACGACCTGGAGAATAATCAAACATGTAAAATGTAAAAATATCACTGCCAACGGATTCATCAGAGTGAAAATGGGACAGAAATAGACACCACAGTTACCGGAGATATTTTAACATTCAAACTAAGCAGGACGTCCTTCTGACGTTTGCACCCGTTCCTGTCAAGATGATCCATCCACCCGATGAATCTGGCCCATATTCCGTCCACCTGGGGTATACACTATACAGTATATGAGAAGAATCTTATACCTAGCTAGGGATATACTGTAAATAGGAAATGTTGGGCAAAATTTGGCCCAGCGTACGAAGGTTTCTTCAGAAAGAGACATGTCTTTCTCCCGCGTCGTCCTTGCATTTTCCTTGTCAATTGTTAGAGTGGTCTCGTTCAACAAGCTAGGTGAGGACAAGAACGAAAACGTAGACGTTGTTGTCCAGAGCCATTAAACAGGCCATAATAAGGAGCGTACGAATTAGCTACTGCTACCATATGTGGTCACTCGAGTTGACTTGACCGGATCGATTGAGGTATGCATGATCGTGTTAGCTAGCAGCCCTCCTATCAGAATCTCATGCATACCGTATGTACGCATGTACTGTCTAGTTTCCTGGCTATCAGGTCTCCTTAATTAACGTCGACTTCATGTGATTTTGAGTTTCATGTCATGCGATAAGTACCTTGGCTCCTATAAAAGAGTAGATTAATTTGTCACTTCGTGTCCACATCTTAAAAAGACTCACATTTTTCAGATACAAATGGTTTAAATCTATTGCAAAAGACGAGGTGTTGTTGTTTTGTCGCCAAATTTGGGACAAATTACAAGCAAACATCACTAATTAAATCTGTAACAACAACACCGGCGAGCTGGGAGCCTGCCTGCAGCGTATAGTACTATGGTCAGTATGAGTAACCCCTCTACAGCAACGCGTTCGTTCATGTGCGTATCTAAACATCCATCAAAACACTGTACCCCAGAAGTACTACGGTCAGTTCTCCGGTCATGGCAGATCGACGTGTAGTCCAGTACGATCAATGGGGACCGTTGTTAATTCGTAACCAAGCAAGTATATAAGCGGGCAAACGATGTTCATATGTGGCATTGTGTGTTCCACACCGTGAACAAAATAACCAGTACGGTTTGCTTTGATCTGTTCCGGAAACGAGAGGAAGTTAAGGAAGTTCGTACACCGCGTACGTGCCCTGTttggaaaggaaagaaaaggaaagcagCTCCCGATCGATGGGCACTAGACTGGATGGATGGAGATGGTACACTGCTCAGTTGAAACGATGAATATGGCCCGTTTTTCAAAGTGTTCGCGAGAACGTGTTCTAAACAACCCGGTCTCTTCGATTTAGGAATTTcgttttgagttttttttttcctattgcATTTGCATACAAGCGGGCAAAGCACGGCGGCACGGGTCGAGCCCACGGGCACAACTTTAAGCTGGAAGTTTTCCTAGTGTTTCAATGTCCGTTGGGCACCACCGGCCTAGGATGGACGAATTAACCCCCATTGTGAGATCGaaataggcaatcagaggggggtgaatgattgcgcggaagcaaattaaaatttttcccgaaagttcaaaccctaaat
This is a stretch of genomic DNA from Brachypodium distachyon strain Bd21 chromosome 1, Brachypodium_distachyon_v3.0, whole genome shotgun sequence. It encodes these proteins:
- the LOC100823038 gene encoding D-xylose-proton symporter-like 3, chloroplastic, which translates into the protein MATSVYLPSSFATSATAVRGITSLVTTSRPRRRCLPRSQRRLYPLGRSPAAMDAFHVSSTQAAEPLLHAAAAHRRLRVRTHAQGAEELPSTEAGDGAAAEAGYSLASIILPFVFPALGGLLFGYDIGATSGATISVHSADLSGTTWFNLSSVQLGLVASGSLYGALGGSILAYRIADFLGRRIELVTAAALYISGALVTGFAPNFVVLIIGRLLYGVGIGLAMHGAPLYIAETCPPKIRGTLISLKELFIVLGILFGYLVGSFEIDVVGGWRYMFGLSAPLAAIMAVGMWSLPPSPRWLLLRAVQGKSPLETNKKKAFLALRRLKGVSPSDMVLKEEIENNLVSIKAAYAEQGSGGNILEIFEGASLKAFIIGGGLVLFQQITGQPSVLYYATSILQTAGFSAASDAAKVSILIGLFKFVMTGVAVFKVDDLGRRPLLIGGVSGITVALFLLAAYYKILSGFPFVAVGALLLYVGSYQVSFGPISWLMVSEIFPLRTRGRGISLAVLTNFGSNALVTFAFSPLQGYLGPANIFLLFGAISLLALVFVILNVPETKGLSLEDIESKILK